The proteins below come from a single Candidatus Limnocylindrales bacterium genomic window:
- the cas6 gene encoding CRISPR-associated endoribonuclease Cas6: MPYSIVLKIFPKSQFNLREATGARLQGMFLELMRQVDPELATELHDRPDLDEPTALRHYAVSPLFIDKGVERARNRTGSNHKVLTSGGTLYWLHLAALDDRVYPALLSYLLGLSGVKKEGESPFPVLIIDKTQFQIVEVLASGFSRHPWAGYSEVEDLIIRASVDERVITFEFKSPTVFERLDRQIPLPEPRLVWKSLADRWNDAFGATYPISPEFVDAVENHLVVVCYHIHTQPFRQDSEITLTGFVGQVTFRIIGPVSPEFIKITNLLADFALFSGIGKKTTRGMGMARRISDGESSKILERSGRIL, from the coding sequence ATGCCTTATTCTATTGTCTTAAAAATTTTTCCGAAATCACAGTTTAATCTTCGTGAAGCTACCGGGGCCAGACTTCAAGGGATGTTCCTGGAGCTCATGCGGCAGGTTGATCCGGAGCTGGCCACCGAATTACACGACAGACCGGATTTGGACGAGCCGACAGCTCTCAGGCATTATGCGGTATCGCCATTATTTATAGACAAGGGGGTTGAGAGGGCAAGGAACAGGACCGGTTCTAATCATAAGGTTCTGACCTCGGGAGGCACCCTATACTGGTTACACCTTGCAGCTTTGGATGACCGGGTTTATCCGGCTTTATTAAGTTATCTGCTGGGGCTCAGCGGAGTAAAGAAGGAAGGTGAGAGTCCTTTTCCTGTCTTGATTATTGATAAAACCCAATTTCAGATTGTCGAGGTATTGGCTTCTGGGTTTAGCCGACATCCATGGGCAGGATATAGCGAGGTGGAGGATCTTATTATCCGGGCTTCGGTGGATGAGCGGGTGATTACGTTTGAGTTTAAATCACCAACCGTATTTGAACGCCTGGACCGACAGATACCTTTACCGGAGCCCCGTCTTGTTTGGAAGAGTTTGGCCGATCGTTGGAACGATGCTTTTGGAGCAACCTATCCTATTTCCCCTGAGTTTGTGGATGCCGTAGAGAATCATCTTGTTGTTGTTTGCTATCATATCCATACCCAACCTTTTCGACAGGATAGTGAAATCACGCTTACCGGATTTGTTGGACAGGTGACATTTCGTATTATTGGTCCTGTTTCGCCGGAGTTTATCAAGATCACCAATTTATTAGCTGATTTTGCCTTATTCAGTGGGATTGGTAAGAAGACGACTCGGGGGATGGGAATGGCCAGGCGGATTTCAGACGGAGAATCTTCTAAGATCCTGGAGAGGAGTGGGAGAATTTTATGA